A region from the Oceanidesulfovibrio marinus genome encodes:
- a CDS encoding sulfotransferase domain-containing protein, which yields MRAFCADTGWTFTHCQGDLGVFEELARSGGRRILSFNNILPTFDGYPPFRASRFLRDPRDLVISAYHYHCWTRETWCTTPHFSWAPITSESLFRQEIEADPRLFPKGVSFQRYLTGLDFEQGVVLEMLWRRTHFRTMLDWPDRPEILTLRYESLVGNEEESFAAILRHYGFGEEEAARGGAIAEAHSLKHKKLGSRRHTRNGAARQWQAAFTPRLARIFEDNFGDVLRATGYESDGGWVQRVNGAVVP from the coding sequence ATGCGCGCCTTCTGCGCCGATACGGGCTGGACGTTCACCCATTGCCAGGGCGATCTTGGCGTGTTCGAGGAGCTGGCCCGTTCCGGCGGCCGGCGCATCCTCAGCTTCAACAACATCCTGCCCACCTTTGACGGCTACCCGCCGTTTCGGGCCTCGCGTTTTCTGCGCGATCCGCGCGATCTCGTCATCTCCGCCTACCACTACCATTGCTGGACCAGGGAGACGTGGTGCACCACGCCGCACTTCAGCTGGGCGCCGATTACAAGCGAGTCCCTGTTCCGGCAGGAGATCGAGGCCGATCCACGACTCTTCCCCAAGGGTGTATCCTTCCAGCGCTATTTGACCGGCCTGGACTTCGAGCAGGGCGTGGTGCTGGAGATGCTCTGGCGGAGGACCCACTTCCGCACCATGCTCGACTGGCCAGACAGGCCGGAGATACTGACGCTGCGGTACGAGAGCCTGGTGGGGAACGAGGAGGAGTCCTTCGCCGCCATCCTGCGGCACTACGGGTTCGGCGAGGAAGAGGCCGCCCGCGGCGGCGCAATCGCCGAGGCGCACTCCCTGAAACACAAGAAGCTGGGCTCCCGGCGGCATACGCGCAATGGTGCGGCCAGGCAGTGGCAAGCAGCGTTTACGCCGCGGCTGGCGCGGATTTTCGAAGACAACTTCGGCGACGTGCTGCGCGCAACGGGCTATGAGAGTGACGGCGGCTGGGTCCAACGGGTCAACGGCGCTGTCGTCCCATGA
- a CDS encoding sensor domain-containing diguanylate cyclase, with protein MFTFSTFSARLRAFMLLLGLLPIALGTIGFAFYSRDHIISDAHQELVHTAAFQKRLIDDWLTGQANNMQFLALDGMVRQRSRDGMHNLFMSFMATHPELDIILYVNPEGRVEVATSGELGVDVADREYFLAARQGKGFISDVLISRDTNMPIVIISSPLKDMQGNFGGAVCSILRMDAVNSLLAGLRPEKGGESYLIGKNNVLLSHLNGTRSADDLDVLDGEMLERIYSAASRGVPYKSINDGLSVVGATTLAKDGKWRIVVERPLDSVLAAAAGQSRLFGLACFGALLIVAPVGWLLARSMIKPLRDLAGYAHEVGKSGETRACPPVAEGSPKEVLELQRAFCTMVDQLEENAETLRQMAVTDPLTGLANRRRLEEEGIRLIDACLRADASCSALLVDIDHFKRVNDTYGHAVGDDALILIAETIGACCRISDLPARYGGEEFVIIASNTDARNAMVLAERIRKRVESTPLEVDGMALTLTVSVGVSEYTRTPSYGLSHLDDVLGKADSALYAAKEGGRNRVCLFEPAPQDGS; from the coding sequence ATGCTCCTTCTGGGGCTGTTGCCCATTGCACTCGGCACCATCGGCTTTGCGTTCTACAGCAGAGACCACATTATTTCTGATGCACATCAGGAGCTCGTGCATACGGCCGCCTTCCAGAAGCGCCTCATCGACGACTGGCTTACCGGCCAGGCCAACAACATGCAGTTCCTGGCGTTGGACGGGATGGTTCGCCAACGCAGCCGCGACGGCATGCACAATCTGTTCATGTCGTTTATGGCCACGCATCCGGAGCTGGACATCATTCTCTACGTGAATCCCGAAGGCCGGGTCGAGGTCGCCACCAGCGGCGAGCTGGGTGTCGATGTCGCGGACCGCGAGTATTTTTTGGCGGCCAGGCAAGGCAAGGGCTTTATTTCAGATGTGCTCATCAGCCGCGATACCAACATGCCCATCGTTATTATCTCCTCACCACTCAAGGACATGCAGGGCAACTTCGGGGGAGCGGTGTGCAGCATTCTGCGCATGGATGCAGTGAACTCCCTGCTGGCCGGGCTGCGGCCCGAGAAAGGCGGCGAAAGCTACCTCATCGGCAAGAACAACGTGCTGCTCTCGCATCTGAACGGAACGAGAAGCGCCGATGACCTCGATGTCCTTGACGGCGAAATGCTCGAAAGGATCTATAGTGCCGCGAGCAGGGGCGTTCCATATAAGAGCATCAATGACGGGCTCTCCGTAGTGGGCGCGACCACCCTGGCCAAGGACGGCAAGTGGCGCATTGTGGTCGAACGGCCTCTGGACTCGGTGCTTGCCGCCGCAGCCGGACAATCCAGACTGTTCGGCCTGGCGTGTTTCGGAGCGTTGCTCATCGTGGCGCCTGTGGGCTGGCTGCTTGCCAGGTCCATGATCAAGCCATTGCGCGACCTGGCTGGCTACGCCCACGAGGTGGGCAAGAGCGGCGAGACCCGCGCCTGTCCTCCCGTTGCCGAGGGATCACCCAAGGAGGTTCTCGAACTGCAGAGAGCGTTCTGCACCATGGTGGATCAGCTGGAGGAAAACGCCGAGACGCTTCGCCAGATGGCTGTGACCGATCCGCTGACCGGGCTGGCCAACCGCAGGCGGCTGGAAGAAGAGGGCATTCGGCTCATAGACGCCTGTCTCCGCGCCGACGCTTCGTGCTCGGCGCTGCTCGTCGACATCGATCACTTCAAGCGGGTCAACGACACGTACGGCCACGCCGTGGGCGACGACGCGCTCATCCTGATCGCCGAGACCATCGGGGCGTGCTGCCGTATATCCGATCTCCCTGCGCGGTACGGCGGCGAGGAGTTCGTGATTATCGCATCCAACACGGACGCCAGGAACGCCATGGTGTTGGCGGAGCGCATCCGCAAGCGGGTGGAGTCGACCCCGCTCGAAGTGGACGGCATGGCCCTGACGCTGACCGTGAGCGTGGGGGTGTCCGAGTACACGCGAACGCCGAGCTACGGGCTCTCGCATCTGGACGATGTGCTGGGCAAGGCGGACTCGGCGCTCTACGCCGCCAAGGAAGGCGGGCGAAACAGGGTCTGCCTGTTCGAACCCGCGCCCCAGGACGGCAGCTGA